A genomic stretch from Bradyrhizobium quebecense includes:
- a CDS encoding FAD-dependent oxidoreductase — protein sequence MYQTSQPRGDSPVSIIGAGITGAWHALLLAEAGRAVTLHERSDAAMTQSTSHWAGGMLAPWCEAEASEPVISRLGIRSLDLWRRHFPETAFNGSLVVAHPRDRADFERFARLTSGYRRLDAEGVRELEPSLEGRFRDGLFYPDEGHVEPRRVLPRLHAAIAKAGGDIKFGSDAEADDLDGLVIDCRGLAARDREPSLRGVKGEMIVIETAEVELLRPVRLIHPRWPLYVIPRGDGRFMLGATSIEAEDNGVSVRSALELLGAAYVVHPAFGEARIVEFGAGLRPAFPDNLPKISIEQERITVNGLYRHGFLLAPALAELTLAFLSRGEIDNEVMQCA from the coding sequence ATGTATCAGACGTCACAACCGCGGGGGGATTCCCCCGTCTCCATCATCGGCGCAGGCATAACCGGCGCCTGGCATGCGTTGTTGCTCGCAGAGGCCGGACGTGCCGTCACCCTGCATGAGCGCAGTGACGCTGCGATGACGCAATCCACAAGCCACTGGGCCGGCGGAATGCTGGCGCCCTGGTGCGAGGCCGAGGCCTCCGAGCCTGTGATCTCGCGGCTCGGCATTCGTTCACTCGACCTGTGGCGGCGGCATTTTCCGGAAACGGCGTTCAACGGCTCGCTGGTGGTGGCGCATCCGCGCGACCGCGCCGATTTCGAGCGCTTTGCCCGCCTCACGTCAGGTTATCGCCGGCTCGATGCCGAAGGCGTCCGCGAACTGGAACCGTCGCTCGAAGGCCGCTTCCGTGACGGCCTGTTCTATCCCGACGAGGGCCATGTCGAGCCGCGCCGCGTGCTGCCGCGGCTGCATGCCGCCATCGCGAAGGCTGGCGGCGACATCAAGTTCGGCAGCGACGCCGAGGCTGATGATCTCGACGGCCTCGTGATCGACTGCCGCGGTCTTGCCGCGCGCGACCGCGAGCCGAGCCTGCGCGGCGTCAAGGGCGAGATGATCGTCATCGAGACCGCGGAAGTCGAATTGTTGCGCCCAGTGCGGCTGATCCATCCGCGCTGGCCGCTTTACGTGATCCCGCGCGGCGACGGCCGCTTCATGCTGGGTGCGACCTCGATCGAGGCCGAGGACAACGGCGTCAGCGTGCGCTCGGCGCTGGAGCTGTTAGGCGCCGCCTATGTGGTGCATCCGGCCTTCGGCGAGGCGCGCATCGTCGAATTCGGCGCCGGCCTGCGCCCGGCGTTTCCGGACAATCTGCCCAAAATCAGCATCGAGCAGGAACGCATCACGGTGAACGGACTCTACCGTCACGGCTTCCTGCTCGCGCCCGCGCTGGCCGAGCTGACGCTCGCCTTTCTTTCGCGCGGCGAAATCGACAATGAGGTGATGCAATGCGCGTGA
- a CDS encoding alpha-mannosidase — protein MNETDRESDNPAVARIRGRYPQYTRRRLEGFAERLQQKIHADRAPVTSLEIAGPTERISVAEALELDYRPVALGETLGPLWATYWVRVAAVVPEAWAGSRVDLYWDSRSEALLWLDGRSSQGLNPGRHTAPLVQSARGGETVNCHVEIACNGLFGAFWNDPQAYALAACELRRFDPEASGFYFDYEVLRQLEADRDPTIKSRSYGTVGETAQPALDRTWAGRLLHDLNRVCNIADPDDRVTWPAAREILTTLLAARNGTIAHEMSAIGHAHLDTAWLWPLAETRRKAQRSFSTAVALMDRYPDFKFACSQAYQYAVIEENDPDLFARIRAKAAAGQWIPVGGSWIEPDCNLPWGESICRQFLYGQRYFERVFGARSTVFWNPDVFGYDAQLPQLMQSAGMSRFLTQKLSWNKFTSPPHHSFHWRGLDGSTVLAHFPPADTYNGSVQLAELRYHASNYKDADRSPEALYLFGYGDGGGGADETMLEALQRMQDLQGLPRIQIRTADEFFDRLAKSAQNLATIEGELYLEYHRGTYTTQSETKRLNRACEAGLQALEFVVAVAAAWQQSAPSAQEIEGLWRTLLVNQFHDIIPGSSIREVYERAEVELAGVAEEANRRSQTVLATLCDSGGAGWTPVNTLGRARTEIVSDPDGVLRHVAAAPFAAGEAIAIDDRVIVAADADGFVLSNAQLTARLDRTGLVRSLLHVASGRESFASPAARLLLLDDRPLDFEAWDIDPFALETARDAGGEVSCEVLSDGGLRGEVRFERGIGRASRLSQVIRLDAGADHLAFETIVDWQERKTTLKVMFPVACHASNATYETMFGATERPTHANTDADAAKYEVPGHRWADLAEPDFGVSLLSDCRHGYSAFGNQLALTLLRGSELPDPQADIGRHRMRYAIYPHQGDWRTADTVGRALCFERPMLWAKGQPRAPLRQSFLTTAPANVIVDTIKPAEDGEGWVVRLYESAGVRAAATLDFGVDMSSVWMSNTLEDRIAAIPTEARSCRLSLRPFQIVTLRVFRQ, from the coding sequence ATGAATGAAACCGATCGAGAGAGCGACAATCCCGCGGTAGCCCGGATTCGCGGCCGCTACCCGCAATACACGCGGCGCCGGTTGGAAGGCTTTGCCGAGCGGCTGCAACAGAAGATTCACGCCGACCGCGCGCCGGTCACCTCGCTCGAAATCGCCGGTCCCACTGAGCGGATCAGCGTTGCGGAAGCCCTCGAGCTCGATTACCGGCCGGTCGCGTTGGGCGAGACGCTGGGGCCGCTCTGGGCGACCTACTGGGTGCGGGTCGCGGCGGTCGTACCGGAAGCCTGGGCCGGCTCGCGCGTCGATCTCTATTGGGACAGCCGCTCGGAAGCGCTGCTTTGGCTCGACGGCCGCTCGTCGCAAGGCCTCAATCCCGGCCGTCACACCGCGCCGCTCGTTCAGTCGGCGCGCGGCGGAGAGACCGTCAACTGCCATGTAGAAATTGCCTGCAACGGCCTGTTCGGTGCGTTCTGGAACGACCCGCAAGCCTACGCGCTGGCGGCGTGCGAATTGCGCCGCTTCGACCCCGAGGCTTCCGGGTTCTATTTCGACTACGAGGTGCTTCGCCAGCTCGAGGCCGATCGGGATCCCACGATAAAGAGCAGGTCGTACGGAACTGTTGGCGAGACGGCGCAGCCGGCGCTTGATCGGACCTGGGCGGGACGCCTGCTGCACGATCTCAACCGCGTTTGCAACATCGCCGATCCCGACGATCGCGTGACCTGGCCGGCGGCGCGGGAGATCCTCACCACCTTGCTGGCGGCGCGCAACGGCACCATTGCCCACGAGATGTCGGCGATCGGCCACGCCCATCTCGACACCGCGTGGCTGTGGCCGCTGGCAGAAACCCGCCGCAAGGCGCAACGCAGCTTCTCCACGGCCGTCGCGCTGATGGACCGCTATCCCGATTTCAAGTTCGCCTGCTCGCAGGCCTATCAGTACGCTGTGATCGAGGAGAACGACCCCGACCTGTTCGCGCGAATCCGCGCCAAGGCCGCGGCCGGGCAGTGGATTCCAGTCGGCGGCAGCTGGATCGAACCGGACTGCAACCTGCCATGGGGCGAGTCGATCTGCCGGCAGTTCCTCTATGGCCAACGCTACTTCGAGCGCGTGTTTGGCGCGCGCTCCACCGTGTTCTGGAATCCCGACGTGTTCGGCTACGACGCCCAGTTGCCGCAACTGATGCAGTCGGCGGGGATGTCGCGCTTTCTCACCCAGAAGCTATCGTGGAACAAGTTCACTTCGCCACCGCATCACAGCTTCCATTGGCGTGGACTGGACGGCAGCACCGTGCTGGCACATTTCCCGCCGGCGGACACCTACAACGGATCGGTGCAGCTTGCCGAACTCCGCTATCACGCCTCCAATTACAAGGATGCCGATCGATCGCCCGAAGCGCTCTATCTGTTCGGATATGGCGACGGCGGTGGCGGCGCCGATGAGACGATGCTCGAGGCGTTGCAGCGGATGCAGGATCTGCAGGGCCTGCCGCGGATTCAAATCCGCACCGCCGACGAATTCTTCGACCGCCTGGCAAAGTCTGCGCAGAATCTGGCGACGATCGAGGGCGAGCTCTATCTCGAATATCATCGCGGCACCTACACCACGCAGTCCGAGACCAAGCGCCTCAACCGCGCCTGCGAGGCCGGCCTTCAGGCACTCGAATTCGTGGTCGCGGTCGCTGCCGCCTGGCAGCAATCGGCGCCGTCCGCGCAGGAGATCGAAGGCCTGTGGCGTACGCTGCTGGTCAACCAGTTCCACGACATCATCCCCGGCAGCAGCATTCGCGAGGTCTATGAGCGGGCGGAGGTCGAGCTGGCCGGGGTCGCCGAGGAAGCCAACCGCCGTTCGCAGACCGTGCTGGCCACACTGTGCGATTCCGGAGGTGCCGGCTGGACGCCGGTCAATACGCTGGGACGCGCGCGCACCGAGATCGTGTCCGATCCCGACGGGGTACTTCGCCATGTCGCCGCCGCGCCCTTTGCGGCGGGAGAAGCGATAGCGATCGACGACCGCGTCATTGTCGCCGCCGATGCGGACGGCTTCGTTCTGTCGAATGCGCAACTCACGGCACGTCTTGATCGCACCGGACTTGTCCGGTCGCTGCTGCATGTGGCGAGCGGCCGCGAGAGCTTCGCATCACCGGCAGCGCGCTTGCTGCTGCTCGATGACAGGCCGCTCGATTTCGAGGCTTGGGATATCGATCCATTCGCGCTGGAGACCGCGCGCGACGCGGGAGGGGAGGTGAGTTGCGAGGTGCTGTCGGATGGCGGGCTGCGCGGCGAAGTCCGTTTCGAGCGCGGGATCGGACGCGCGAGCCGGCTCTCCCAGGTGATCCGCCTCGATGCCGGCGCGGATCATCTCGCATTCGAGACAATCGTCGATTGGCAGGAGCGCAAGACGACGCTGAAGGTCATGTTCCCGGTGGCCTGTCACGCATCGAACGCGACCTATGAGACCATGTTCGGCGCGACCGAGCGGCCGACCCATGCCAACACCGATGCCGATGCGGCCAAGTACGAGGTGCCGGGCCATCGCTGGGCCGATCTCGCCGAGCCCGATTTCGGCGTGTCGTTGTTGAGCGATTGCCGTCATGGCTATTCGGCGTTTGGCAACCAGCTCGCGCTGACGCTGCTGCGCGGCTCCGAGTTGCCTGATCCACAGGCCGATATCGGACGTCACCGGATGCGCTACGCAATCTACCCCCATCAGGGTGATTGGCGCACGGCCGACACCGTCGGGCGCGCTTTGTGCTTTGAGCGTCCGATGCTCTGGGCCAAGGGGCAGCCGCGCGCGCCGCTGCGGCAGTCGTTCCTGACCACGGCGCCGGCCAACGTGATCGTCGATACGATCAAACCCGCCGAGGATGGCGAAGGTTGGGTGGTGCGGCTCTATGAGAGTGCGGGCGTTCGTGCCGCCGCGACGCTCGATTTCGGCGTCGACATGTCGTCGGTGTGGATGAGCAACACGTTGGAAGATCGCATCGCTGCCATTCCGACCGAAGCGCGGAGCTGCCGTTTGTCGCTGCGGCCGTTCCAGATCGTAACGCTGCGGGTTTTCCGGCAGTGA
- a CDS encoding HlyD family secretion protein, with protein MPNARRAAIVAIPVVLVAGALIYAESRATPAPAIVGVVRSTEVRIEPEVNGQLVSIAVEKGAKVHAGDVLAKLSAVELSAQADQARAALAAAVASRNNVYAGVRREQIDSLKAAISKANSRLDYVETQLKRITTLASQSFETQQALDQAENDVAAARAGVAAAQANYDAAAAGPTKEERAIADAQVQAAAAAVAVLERRLDKMVLRAPVDGVVSVIAAEVGENVRAGQPILMIAAAGKQWLSFNVREDHLDGLAMGKTVSVIPNGSGAATKAAITELRPLGVFATWQAERVIGDHDRNTLRLRLDPAGAAEGLEPGMSVRIDR; from the coding sequence ATGCCCAACGCTAGGCGCGCAGCCATTGTCGCGATCCCCGTTGTGCTCGTCGCGGGCGCGCTGATCTACGCCGAGAGCCGCGCGACGCCGGCGCCCGCGATCGTCGGCGTGGTCCGCTCGACCGAGGTCAGGATCGAGCCGGAAGTGAACGGCCAGCTGGTGTCGATCGCGGTCGAGAAAGGCGCCAAGGTGCACGCGGGCGACGTCCTCGCCAAACTCTCCGCGGTCGAGTTGAGCGCACAGGCGGACCAGGCGCGGGCCGCGCTCGCCGCCGCGGTGGCGAGCCGCAACAACGTCTATGCCGGCGTACGCCGCGAACAGATCGACTCGCTGAAAGCCGCGATCTCCAAGGCCAATTCACGGCTCGACTATGTGGAGACCCAGCTCAAGCGGATCACCACGCTGGCGAGCCAGAGCTTTGAAACCCAGCAGGCGCTCGACCAGGCCGAGAACGACGTTGCCGCCGCGCGCGCCGGCGTGGCGGCGGCCCAGGCGAATTACGATGCCGCCGCGGCGGGGCCGACCAAAGAGGAGCGCGCCATCGCCGACGCACAGGTGCAGGCGGCTGCGGCCGCCGTCGCGGTGCTCGAGCGCCGTCTCGACAAGATGGTGCTGCGCGCGCCGGTCGACGGCGTGGTCAGCGTGATCGCCGCGGAAGTGGGCGAGAACGTTCGTGCGGGCCAGCCGATCCTGATGATTGCTGCGGCCGGCAAGCAATGGCTGTCATTCAACGTGCGCGAGGACCATCTCGACGGTCTTGCGATGGGCAAGACCGTGAGCGTGATACCGAACGGTTCCGGCGCCGCCACCAAGGCTGCCATCACCGAATTGCGGCCGCTTGGGGTGTTCGCCACCTGGCAGGCCGAGCGCGTGATCGGCGATCACGACCGCAACACGTTGCGTCTGCGTCTCGACCCAGCAGGCGCCGCGGAAGGTCTCGAACCCGGCATGAGCGTCCGGATCGACCGCTGA
- a CDS encoding response regulator, whose amino-acid sequence MTQAAPNILVVEDDRETRSLIAKYLRTNSCHVTTASDGREMAKAMTDHRVDLLVLDVMLPGEDGLSLCRKVRAESQMPIIMLTARGEDVDRILGLEMGADDYLAKPFNPRELLARINAVLRRQAAARNASAIEGATTLTFLGWRIDIRLRELRNPEGARVAMTSAEFDLLRTFCERPGRVLSRDSLLDLTQGRSAGSFERSIDVLVSRIRRKIEPDPQEATMIKTVRSGGYVFTPRVEAVAATSN is encoded by the coding sequence ATGACCCAGGCTGCGCCCAATATCCTCGTCGTCGAGGACGACCGCGAAACGCGGTCTCTCATCGCAAAATATCTCCGCACCAATTCCTGCCATGTCACGACCGCATCCGACGGCCGCGAAATGGCCAAGGCCATGACCGATCACCGCGTGGATCTCCTGGTGCTCGACGTCATGCTGCCCGGTGAGGACGGCCTCAGCCTGTGCCGCAAGGTGCGCGCGGAGTCGCAGATGCCGATCATCATGCTGACCGCGCGCGGCGAGGACGTCGACCGCATCCTCGGCCTTGAGATGGGCGCCGACGATTACCTGGCCAAGCCGTTCAACCCGCGCGAGCTGCTGGCGCGCATCAACGCGGTGCTGCGCCGGCAGGCCGCCGCGCGCAACGCCAGCGCGATCGAGGGTGCGACCACGCTCACCTTCCTCGGCTGGCGCATCGACATCCGTCTGCGCGAGCTACGCAACCCCGAAGGCGCACGGGTCGCCATGACCAGCGCCGAGTTCGACCTGCTACGCACCTTCTGCGAACGGCCCGGCCGCGTGCTGTCGCGCGACAGCCTGCTCGACCTGACCCAGGGCCGCAGCGCCGGCTCGTTCGAGCGTTCGATCGACGTGCTGGTCAGCCGTATCAGACGCAAGATCGAGCCCGATCCGCAGGAGGCCACCATGATCAAGACGGTGCGGTCCGGCGGCTATGTGTTCACTCCGAGGGTGGAGGCGGTTGCCGCCACGAGCAACTGA
- a CDS encoding PRC-barrel domain-containing protein, with product MAVEVRTRPHQLIASDRVEGTAVRRANGDMIGHIERLMIDKISGKVSYAVLSFGGFLGIGTNLLPLPWARLHYNPKFEAYELDIEDDELKRAPSFRADKDFDWGDRSQEVELHRFYGVPPYWGGF from the coding sequence ATGGCTGTCGAGGTCAGGACAAGGCCGCATCAGCTCATTGCAAGCGATCGGGTCGAGGGCACGGCGGTGCGCCGCGCCAACGGCGACATGATCGGCCATATCGAGCGGCTGATGATCGACAAGATCTCGGGCAAGGTGTCGTACGCGGTGCTGAGCTTCGGTGGTTTCCTCGGGATCGGAACCAATCTGCTTCCGCTGCCGTGGGCCCGGCTGCACTACAATCCGAAGTTCGAGGCTTATGAGCTCGACATCGAAGACGACGAATTGAAGCGCGCGCCGTCGTTCCGCGCCGACAAGGATTTCGATTGGGGCGACCGCTCGCAGGAAGTCGAGCTGCATCGCTTCTACGGCGTGCCGCCCTATTGGGGTGGTTTCTGA
- a CDS encoding glycerophosphodiester phosphodiesterase family protein, whose protein sequence is MRQIRSRWKVHVGAMLLGAAALAVLLPSMASAQTGPAPAGAKPFLTVDGKQPLVIGHRGVPGLVPEETEASYELAADLGTDALEEDLHLTKDCVLVARHNPWLGDNTNVAEAAKTNADVAKRKRTAPGVGVKVKWAQTPTSGPAEYPTDLIDPADPKSVLKALIVDGDDHTNDWSITDFTMDELKSWIAGTTYDAANERPKLFNGKFPIISFQGIIDIAKAKSKATGRPIAVYPETKNPTWNNAQAIANGCGAPGSHPLEDALIKIIRDNGLNAKDAPIIVQSFEPGSLKYMRSHGLETRQVQLIDGNGVDFKTGKVLLNNIANSRPYDWTVAGDGRTFDAMLTPEGLAEIKTYADGIGPWKAYIVPYKISPWKGNNADGTPYKGSTADASTQDATSVIADAHKLGLFVHVFTFRNEKKYLAADYRGDPSLEYLKFFRLGVDGVFTDFTHTGVAARAAYLRELGW, encoded by the coding sequence GTGAGGCAGATTCGTTCGCGATGGAAGGTGCATGTTGGCGCGATGCTGCTCGGTGCGGCGGCTTTGGCGGTCCTGCTGCCGTCGATGGCATCAGCGCAAACCGGCCCGGCGCCGGCCGGCGCCAAGCCGTTCCTGACCGTCGACGGCAAGCAGCCGCTTGTGATCGGGCATCGCGGCGTGCCGGGCCTGGTGCCCGAGGAGACCGAGGCATCGTATGAGCTGGCCGCCGACCTCGGCACCGACGCGCTCGAAGAGGACCTGCATTTGACCAAGGATTGCGTGCTGGTGGCACGCCACAATCCATGGCTCGGCGACAACACCAACGTCGCCGAAGCGGCGAAGACCAATGCGGACGTCGCGAAACGCAAGCGCACCGCGCCGGGCGTTGGCGTCAAGGTGAAATGGGCGCAAACGCCGACCAGCGGGCCGGCCGAGTATCCCACCGACCTCATCGATCCGGCCGATCCCAAATCGGTGCTGAAAGCGCTGATCGTCGATGGCGACGACCATACCAATGACTGGTCGATCACCGATTTCACCATGGACGAGCTGAAGAGCTGGATCGCCGGCACCACCTATGATGCGGCCAACGAACGGCCAAAACTGTTCAACGGCAAGTTTCCGATCATCAGTTTCCAGGGCATCATCGACATCGCCAAAGCCAAGAGCAAGGCGACGGGGCGTCCGATCGCGGTCTATCCGGAAACCAAGAATCCGACCTGGAACAATGCCCAGGCGATCGCCAATGGCTGCGGCGCGCCCGGCAGCCACCCGCTCGAGGACGCCCTGATCAAGATCATCAGGGATAACGGCCTCAACGCGAAGGACGCGCCGATCATCGTTCAGAGCTTCGAGCCCGGCAGCCTGAAATATATGCGCAGCCACGGACTGGAAACGCGGCAGGTGCAGCTCATCGATGGCAACGGCGTCGACTTCAAGACCGGCAAGGTGCTGCTCAACAACATCGCCAATTCCCGTCCGTACGACTGGACGGTCGCGGGTGACGGCCGCACCTTCGATGCGATGCTGACGCCCGAGGGCCTCGCGGAGATCAAGACCTATGCCGACGGCATCGGTCCGTGGAAGGCCTATATCGTCCCCTACAAGATCTCACCGTGGAAGGGCAACAACGCCGACGGCACGCCCTACAAGGGATCGACGGCGGATGCCTCGACGCAGGACGCTACCAGCGTGATTGCCGACGCGCACAAGCTCGGCCTGTTCGTGCATGTCTTCACGTTCCGGAACGAGAAGAAGTATCTCGCCGCCGACTATCGCGGCGACCCGAGCCTGGAATATCTGAAGTTCTTCCGTCTCGGCGTGGATGGGGTGTTCACCGATTTCACCCACACCGGCGTTGCCGCCCGCGCGGCTTACTTGCGTGAACTGGGCTGGTGA
- a CDS encoding ATP-binding protein, whose product MKLPRVLSLRGIGAQMAALVVVSIVTLHLIITATFLIHRPDRPEPSDRWHTQLAAAAQLLGHAPASERPRLQADVIRAFPQLAIGDLPADTGTLTETDPPSLHALRRLGAGYHVYSLPREAGSTPRDGEIRRVAIRLPDGTMFAANLMPDLHMRPFWGGPWMMTVMFAVISVTLLGLWAAWALTAPLSSFVKAAETFSLNGAAAPLPERGPEEIRSLAKALNRMRERITALIDDRTKMLAAISHDLRTPITRMRLRAEFIEDETHRHRMLRDLDQMRSMLESVLSFLRNDRKLEEMTLVDIASTLHLVTDQFADMGHKVSYEGPQHAMATARPADLHRSITNLVDNAVRFGGEVAVRLDVKPDRLVIDIEDDGPGISDAHKASVLEPFVRGDQARNMDEAEGFGLGLSIANAIVLAHGGTLSLHDRKPHGLVVRIELPARQQLLQSARKSAA is encoded by the coding sequence ATGAAGCTGCCACGCGTGCTGAGTCTGCGGGGGATCGGCGCCCAGATGGCGGCGCTGGTCGTCGTCTCGATCGTCACGCTGCACCTGATCATCACCGCCACCTTCCTGATCCATCGCCCGGACCGGCCGGAGCCGTCCGATCGCTGGCACACCCAGCTCGCCGCCGCCGCGCAACTGCTCGGGCACGCGCCGGCATCAGAGCGGCCGCGGCTCCAGGCCGACGTCATCAGAGCCTTCCCGCAGCTTGCGATCGGTGACCTGCCGGCCGATACCGGCACGCTCACCGAGACCGACCCGCCGAGCCTGCACGCGCTGCGCCGGCTCGGCGCCGGCTATCACGTCTACTCTCTGCCGCGCGAGGCGGGCAGCACGCCGCGTGACGGCGAGATCCGCCGTGTCGCGATCCGCCTGCCCGACGGCACCATGTTCGCCGCGAACCTGATGCCGGACCTGCACATGCGGCCGTTCTGGGGCGGGCCGTGGATGATGACGGTAATGTTCGCGGTCATCAGCGTCACCCTGCTCGGCCTGTGGGCGGCATGGGCGCTGACGGCGCCGCTGTCATCCTTCGTCAAGGCTGCGGAGACCTTCAGCCTGAACGGCGCCGCCGCGCCGCTGCCCGAACGCGGCCCCGAGGAGATCCGCTCGCTGGCCAAGGCGCTGAACCGGATGCGCGAGCGCATCACGGCATTGATCGACGACCGCACCAAGATGCTGGCCGCCATCAGCCACGACCTGCGCACGCCAATCACGCGGATGCGGCTGCGCGCCGAATTCATCGAGGACGAGACCCATCGCCACCGCATGCTGCGCGACCTCGACCAGATGCGCTCGATGCTGGAATCGGTGCTGTCGTTCCTGCGCAACGACCGCAAGCTCGAGGAGATGACGCTGGTCGACATCGCGAGCACGCTGCACCTCGTCACCGACCAGTTCGCCGACATGGGACACAAGGTCAGTTACGAGGGTCCGCAGCACGCGATGGCGACCGCGCGGCCAGCCGACCTGCATCGCAGCATCACCAATCTGGTCGACAATGCCGTGCGCTTCGGCGGCGAAGTCGCCGTTCGCCTCGACGTCAAGCCGGATCGCCTCGTCATCGACATCGAGGATGACGGCCCCGGCATTTCGGACGCGCACAAGGCAAGCGTGCTGGAGCCGTTCGTGCGCGGCGACCAGGCGCGCAACATGGACGAGGCCGAAGGCTTTGGCCTTGGCCTGTCGATCGCCAACGCCATCGTGCTCGCGCATGGCGGTACGCTGTCGCTGCACGATCGCAAGCCGCATGGGCTGGTGGTCCGGATCGAACTGCCGGCGCGGCAGCAGCTGCTGCAATCGGCGCGGAAATCCGCGGCCTGA
- a CDS encoding PRC-barrel domain-containing protein produces the protein MLVKSVIAGVAGSALLATVAIAQTPTDKGDKMSPAASTSTSTTSATTSYQGNWRASKVVGLSVYNDKNESVGSINDLLMDKGGAIKAVVIGVGGFLGVGEHLVAVPLDKVKFESEPVAYTGASNTGSTTKSTTTTGAAPAASKPNPWYPDHAVFNASKDELKAMPEFKYATD, from the coding sequence ATGTTGGTCAAATCCGTCATCGCCGGCGTGGCCGGCTCCGCCCTGCTTGCAACCGTCGCGATTGCACAGACTCCCACCGACAAGGGCGACAAGATGTCACCTGCGGCGTCGACATCAACGTCGACCACGTCTGCCACTACCTCGTATCAAGGTAACTGGCGCGCGTCGAAGGTCGTCGGACTCAGCGTGTACAACGACAAGAACGAGAGCGTAGGCTCGATCAACGATCTCCTGATGGACAAGGGCGGCGCCATCAAGGCCGTCGTGATCGGCGTCGGCGGCTTCCTTGGCGTCGGCGAGCATCTGGTCGCCGTGCCGCTCGACAAGGTGAAGTTCGAAAGCGAGCCGGTCGCCTACACCGGCGCCTCGAACACCGGCAGCACGACCAAGTCGACGACCACCACCGGCGCGGCGCCTGCGGCGTCGAAGCCGAATCCGTGGTATCCGGATCACGCCGTCTTCAATGCGAGCAAGGACGAGCTGAAGGCGATGCCCGAGTTCAAGTACGCGACCGACTGA
- the thiS gene encoding sulfur carrier protein ThiS, which produces MRVIVNGEQREIAASSVDALLAELDYEGTHFAIALNYDVVPKSRWAETALKAGDEIEIITPRQGG; this is translated from the coding sequence ATGCGCGTGATCGTCAACGGCGAGCAGCGGGAGATCGCGGCTTCCAGCGTCGACGCGCTGCTCGCCGAGCTCGACTACGAGGGCACCCATTTCGCCATCGCGCTGAACTACGACGTGGTGCCGAAGAGCCGCTGGGCCGAGACCGCGCTCAAGGCCGGCGACGAGATCGAGATCATTACGCCGCGACAGGGAGGGTGA
- a CDS encoding lytic transglycosylase domain-containing protein has protein sequence MKTLQSLSCLAAVTAVLASCASARAQYEAMVAAEAQANLVPEELVHRVIVRESKYHPQLIGRGGAIGMMQIKLATARGVGYTGTAEGLRDAATNLKYGVKYLAGAYRAANGDFDRAVRYFAGGYYYVAKRQRGGHLKEAMHGGAGAPPKELAKQEQISAETAEPKPEQAPK, from the coding sequence ATGAAGACCCTTCAGAGCCTTAGCTGCCTTGCCGCCGTCACCGCGGTGCTGGCGTCCTGCGCCAGTGCGCGGGCGCAATATGAGGCGATGGTGGCGGCGGAGGCTCAGGCGAACCTGGTGCCGGAAGAGCTGGTGCATCGCGTCATCGTGCGCGAGAGCAAGTACCATCCGCAGCTGATCGGGCGCGGCGGCGCCATCGGGATGATGCAGATCAAGCTCGCGACCGCCCGCGGGGTCGGCTACACCGGTACCGCCGAAGGTCTGCGCGACGCCGCGACCAACCTCAAATACGGCGTCAAATACCTCGCGGGCGCCTATCGCGCCGCCAATGGGGATTTCGACCGAGCCGTGCGTTATTTCGCGGGCGGCTACTACTATGTCGCAAAGCGGCAGCGCGGCGGTCACCTCAAGGAGGCGATGCATGGCGGCGCGGGTGCGCCACCGAAGGAACTCGCCAAGCAAGAGCAAATATCGGCCGAGACCGCCGAGCCGAAGCCTGAACAGGCTCCCAAATAG